Part of the Mytilus trossulus isolate FHL-02 chromosome 2, PNRI_Mtr1.1.1.hap1, whole genome shotgun sequence genome is shown below.
ccttaaaagagggaggtttggcatgccacaaaaccaggttcaacccaccattttttcctttaaaaatgtcctgtaccaagtcagaatatggccattgttatataatagttcttttttgtatgtgttacattttaacgttgtgtttccgttgtgtcgtttgttttctgttatttttaagtgtgaattcacattgctataagacgtttcgtggtacttatctatcccaaattaatgtatttggtttagatgttatatttgttattctcataatgcttagtccgtttctgtgtgtgttaaattttaatgttgtgtcgttgtacTCCTCTTATAtataatgcgtttccctcagttttagtctGTTAcccctattttattttttgtccatggatttataagttttgaacagcgttataccactgttgcctttatttagcgTCATAAGCTTTAAAAGCTTTGTATCCGAATTAAATATATTTCCAACATAGAAATTAGCTCATGCACTCACATTAGTTTGAATATGTACATGTGAATATGACAAAAACAGCAGCTAAAATTTGAATCCATTGCACAATTTCCTTGTGCAACATGCATTGTTATCTTGTGTCTTCAAAATGATTAAGAAAAACAGTCAACCCGCATATCCATAAGATGACATAATAGAGAATCAAgattaatgattttatatttcattgcaCGGTAGAACATGACCAGAAGACCCGAGTTCACCCCATGCATATTATAGCGTTTGTGTTGCATTTGCTTTTGATTGTGTGTTGTGTTTTGggatattttgaaatgaatgtggtatttcatttgtaaaagagggacgaaagacaccaaagggacagtcaaactcgtaaatctaaaacaaactgacaacgccatggctaaaaatgaaaaagacaaacagaaaaacaatagtacacatgacacaacatagaaaactaaagaataaacatcacgaaccccaccaaacactaggggtgatctcaacATGCGTGTTATGATTAGATTAATGAAAAAAGTTTTCATTCATATGTTTTTTCGGTCTATTGGCATCTTTGTATTTTCTTGCGAAGTAAGAGTGACAGAATATATAATTATGCAATAAGCTTTGTACCTTCAGTAGTTGCATACGCAATTAGAATGTCTGCATCAGTAGGTGCTGATATTCTCTCTAAAGTGTCATCGTCGTCATCGTCTGGCTGAACAAAAGTATCTTGGATTGAGTTCCCTCTACAGCTTTggataaaaaacattttaggCTTACCTATAAAAACATAGTACATGTAATACTTGAATTGCAATTTTTCTGGTGGAATTGAGTTCCTggttaaaaaatatcatcctatgtaaccagtatataaaataaagacgTGTTGTATGAGTGCAAAATAGATCATTATCCACTGAATTACAAACCCCCAACTTGTTCCTGAtatctttgataacttttgGAACAGACGCACATATAAAGTGTGACAAACTTCCTCCTACCTAGCACAATAGTGCTACAGGCAATTGGACAATTTGTACAAATCAGTTTGACACAAAgcagaaaaatattaaacaaaatacaaatggtATTCATCGATTTAAAAACTCTAATATTTATACACGtttgaacaaaaacataaattttgaaCGATAGTTGTATATTTATTTCCAAATCTTTAGAGcgatttaaaaatgaatacttAACAATGGTTAAAACGATGAAAATTATGTTTACTgcaatttagaaaatatatttgtaagacTCGAGCGGAATTAGACGTTGGCATCTTATATAAGCTCTTCATGAATGATTACCTTAGCATGTCAAATGGTATTTGTATCACTGTGGTGTTATTTAAAGTGAGATTGCTAATCAGGatttcactatatatatatttcatacttCGACTACTTTTGTCAGAACTGAACCAGCACCATTAGTTATAAAGTGTTAGTGACCATAAACGATatatatggaatttactgagcCAATATCGTAGTTGGTCattagcacactatgtaacgaatttatcttaccgattATCTTAACATGTGATATTTAGACCAGTGGTCTATCAAAGAAATCAAGTCGTCACTGTCATTAGTCACAGTACTCAGAAACTACTTCCATTGGTCTATACAAAAACATATGCCCATATGTAAGTTTTAAATGGATTTAATTAATCTATTTCAATCGTTCATCACCAATTTCTTcgtctattcatttttttctcaacagagtgctgtttttataaagggacgtaTAACTAACCCAATATGGAATATACCCGCTTTCCATGTGgttgcttttaaccaatcatattccttgAAATCTATAGgaggtaaatatatatatattatatatatatatataatatgtcagtgaatgaaataaaaaccaaattaaaagaaaaagaaaatatgccACTCAATTATTCATACAATCGAGGAGTCTAGTCCAATAGCGGTGTTACGGTcttattacaaaatttagaaatatagtttttttttcatactcacctacaaaatttggtattttatcatttttaaacaattccATTATTTCATCCACGGAAATGGTTATCTTCTTTTTACCTTTATCAGCAGTTATGACTCCAAACTGATGCAAATTAATGATATTGATATTAGTTAACAGAGACGGTAACATCTGATTTACTACATTTCAGACGAAATATGCTTCTTCCTATATCACGAGAGAGGTAGATTGTACTAAAATTGTAACAAAACTACAACTGCCATACACATTAAGTTAGTTCCTGTTCTGCTAGTGACATCCATTGAAATTCGGAATAATTGGAACAtatttgaacagcggtataattCTGATGTCTTTATTCATCCAACATTGTTCTaaggttttgtttttaaccgaAGTTCATTGTTATAGTATAATGTTATATCCTGTTGTTAGATTAAATGGGATATTTCCGATAAACATTAACACTTAACTGTGAATTATtcctttaaggtggtacccaacactttcactaaaattaatttggccccTTTAATTTccataaatttttaacaaagtacttactttgaccctttgacaaaaataaaaaaaaaataaaaaaatttgaaccaatcgttttatcagaaaaattacacagGTTATagagcagtttgacaaacaattattttgatcattgggaagcttaatattcctttaaaacacaacgtaattaaaacgtttagctgattttacaaaGATATCTATCTGTAGTGCTAGGTACCGCCTTaatagacatattttttttttatagatgatGATAGTTGTGTCCAAACACCTCATATAAGACGTCCTATGATATGAGTACTGTAACTGCGATTTTTCTTTGTATATCATGCCAACACATTATAAGAGCTATCTTgtcatttcttaatttttaattctatcattttgttttctctttgtttACACACTAGTACTTTctgcatgtatatatttttcaaaatctaataaTTTTACACAACCTTTAACTTAAAACGAAGCTATgttgtatgatattttttttcatacagcATGCTAAAGTATAaccgatttttgtttttaaatcagaTCCCTATCTTCCTTATACCAATGCTATTCTCATTTTGTCgtataaaaatgtacatgtatatgttggtaaatgtaaattttaatcaaGGAAAAAAGTTAACCACATACCTGACTTCCATGAGCCATTAAAAATACCATAAAACAATGATACGATTTATAATTCTCATTCAAATtgcttgaaatattttctagaatTTCAACCAGCTCCGCTTTTGTTGGGTCTACCACAACcgaatattcaaattttaatataccACTCattaattcaattatattttcttCGTCTTTTTCTGCCcctaaaaacacaaaaaaagccAAACTAACATTAACATTTAAGGTTAAAAGAAATTGTTTGCTtgaaatctgttttgaaaacatGGTGGTTATTTCCATACATACAACGTCATATACTGCATATATAATGTAGTACATAGGTCACTTCAATATAGCTGTTGAACAAGTCGATGCCACATTACGATCAGTAGAGATACTACCTTAAAACATTGGTTTAAAAATAGAAGACTGAACGCAAACAcatattttggtgttttatATTATGTGATTTTTAACCTATAGTTACGActgttttaagaaataaagaatatcatttattaaaatcgatttttttcaGCATGATAGAAACAACGCTTTTCTAAATgattataaatttgtatttttgtgttaaCCCCCATACTGACTTAACTTACAGTCTCTCTCTTTCCTAAAGTTAATGATAAGAACATAACCAGTCTGATTTCCTATACATGCATATGATCCATCCGCAGAAGCTATAtctgaaacaaaaacatttgaaagacaTCTTAAACCAATGATATATAGTAATCAAAATCGATATAGTCAGAAAAAGTAGAAATATTTATGGATGGAAATAAAACGAGATTTGAAGGTGAATGTAAATCTGAAGATAACAGTGCATCATATAGATGTAGCAAGACATCTGCAGGGAAACGCATGGTCAAAATAAAAAAcgaataagaaaaaatataccaattggctttttcaaattacataagttaataaagacaacagtagtataccgctgttaaaaaacatacaatgcTATAAGaccaaaatgtctttttttgttcgtaaaaaaatatgctattaattattaaatgattttccgtcgttcagtttattttagaattatcCACAGCGGTAAAGTCAGTACTGTGCAAATGATTAGATTGTAGTCAATTGAGATCTGTTAAGCCTTTTCTCAGACTGTCAATATATTTACATGGACATATGAAAAACATGGTTAATTGTATAAAAGACCTACCATGACTAAATAATGTATTGTTCAGACGTTTTAGAAGTTGTCAAGATCATAATAGCAGTTTAAGACTGGAATCATTTATTTGTGAAAtgacaaaaagaagaaatagTAAAAACGAAAAACACTCTAGTTCACAGAAAATTACAGATCGAACAACACGAAACACTAAAACAACTGGAGTTAAAAGAGATAACAGTTCTTTTCTTTATAATGGGACTCTATTTTGCTAATGGTAATAAAGAACATTGACGATAAGTCGGGTTGCAGACTTTTCAATCGATGAAAAACGTAGTTTACGTAGTAACGACAAGTGTAACTAATCTATGTTCATCTGTTACACAGTTAAATGTGAACGTTTAacaagatctgcttacccttccggagcacctgagatcacccctagtttttggtggggttcgtgttgtttattctttagttttctatgttgtgtcatgtgtcctattgttttctgtttgtctttttcatttttagccatggcgttgtcagtttgttttagatttacgagtttgactgtcccttaggtatctttcgtccctcttttatctatTTTGAGAGGATTTGAACATTACGATTTTCAACAATTGCTACCAACATGATAGTAGTTGTTCATTCGTCCCGTTGGTTGATGTAGTTCATCATTCAATTGTATCAGATCTTTTTTGAAATAACCTATATGTTCGTTATTATTGTTAATACTTTTTTCGAAAGACATCTTCCTTCGTTCACAAATAAAACATACCCGAAAATGGATAGAGAACATACAATTATTTCCCCCATTCATTAAtaattattatgaaattatCTTCCTGTTAAAAGTAATACATATATCAAAGAGAGGAAAGAAACCAAAggtacatttaaatttaaatgtcgAAAATATagtgacaacgccatggctaaaaaagaaaaataccaaTAAACACACTACAGCACAAAAAACACagaatagaaaactaaagactgagcaacacgccTCCCAACAAAAACTTGTGTTGCTCCGGAAACGTAAACATATTCCTGTATATAAGATCAGCTACCTTTGGAAGAAGATTTATGAAGAATGGTACTTTTTCTAAGAGCTCGGGAAGCAGCATCATGCTTTGcatctttctttgattttgccCTTCCTACATGCTCTTCCTCTTTGACAATACCATTATTACCATGAGTAATTATCAATCTACAGACGAATTCATCTTCCTCTTTGTAAATTTCTTCATAGCTATGGTTTATCTGCAATATGAAAAGATTGATACAAAGATTAATCAAATTGTGCATTCAATCAGTATCTCCTTTGTATATTTAGTTCAGTTTTAATCCCCAATAATCTACTTTAGCCTTATAACTAGTGACATGGATTCGTTGACATGCATCTATTCTTTAACAACGTTCCTTGAAAAATCAATGATCGCAGttatcctcttatatttgatgtgttaccctatgtttaagtttgtaatccgagtttgttttttctaaagCGACTCAATTAAATCTAGTGTAACTCTTTGACATAAACTAAATGTTTTAAAGGAAATCATGTCTTGATACTTTTGTTCTACAaattaataatacatttttttaggtAAAGATTGCATGAAATGCAATGCAATCAAAACCTTATGGGACTGACTTGATATCTTAATCTTCCAAGACTTATCACTACCTTTTTGCTACAGTAACAGTACACATATAGTGCATTGattttaatattctttacaTCCTGTCTATGAGCATTTCCAGTAATTTATCAATGCTCAGATATTTAAGGCACAAAATGATAATACACATATCAAGAAAATTTCATAATGTTTGCAAGGTGCAGGAATCTAATAtatgttctaaaaatataaatgaagtcATTGTTAAAGCTATCTTCCTTTGTCTAGAATTAACAAACTACCTATAGATAAGAACTCACTGCATAAATTCCCGTGTTATCCAGTGATAAATTCACAGGATACTCGGCCAACTGCTGTAGGTCAAGCAATTTGTCAAAACAGTAAATAAAAGTGcaataaagaaattattttagagacaaataaaataattgctgTTTAATCAACAAATACCAATGCAATATTTGATTTCCTCGCTGATAAATTGAAGCAATCTTTATCCTCAGTGCTTACATGCACTTTGATTACCTTTCTGTttctaaaaatgataaatacgTTTATCGATAtagaaatgatataaaaaaaatcatggaaatGGAAAACAATATACTACAGATGCAATATCattcaaaatgataaatgtttgtatttttaatatatgcTGATCTGTTTAAAAAATTCTTACCTGCatgttatt
Proteins encoded:
- the LOC134708232 gene encoding caspase-14-like isoform X1, giving the protein MADNSTVFTKSPKGPYKLLEELVAKNGLKMQWDINLQKDEYVAKLILEDEEYSGCGANKKTARDNASYDALMNTKYHNDCKTTNIDKTPVSKLSEFCQNNMQINHSYEEIYKEEDEFVCRLIITHGNNGIVKEEEHVGRAKSKKDAKHDAASRALRKSTILHKSSSKDIASADGSYACIGNQTGYVLIINFRKERDWAEKDEENIIELMSGILKFEYSVVVDPTKAELVEILENISSNLNENYKSYHCFMVFLMAHGSQFGVITADKGKKKITISVDEIMELFKNDKIPNFVGKPKMFFIQSCRGNSIQDTFVQPDDDDDDTLERISAPTDADILIAYATTEGYKAFRHKNFGSMFIYECIQKFKEQYTKTHLEEMMIDVKAALALGSADKTKRHVQMPCTWSTLTKRLYLVPTEW
- the LOC134708232 gene encoding caspase-14-like isoform X2; this encodes MQWDINLQKDEYVAKLILEDEEYSGCGANKKTARDNASYDALMNTKYHNDCKTTNIDKTPVSKLSEFCQNNMQINHSYEEIYKEEDEFVCRLIITHGNNGIVKEEEHVGRAKSKKDAKHDAASRALRKSTILHKSSSKDIASADGSYACIGNQTGYVLIINFRKERDWAEKDEENIIELMSGILKFEYSVVVDPTKAELVEILENISSNLNENYKSYHCFMVFLMAHGSQFGVITADKGKKKITISVDEIMELFKNDKIPNFVGKPKMFFIQSCRGNSIQDTFVQPDDDDDDTLERISAPTDADILIAYATTEGYKAFRHKNFGSMFIYECIQKFKEQYTKTHLEEMMIDVKAALALGSADKTKRHVQMPCTWSTLTKRLYLVPTEW